In Leisingera sp. NJS204, the following are encoded in one genomic region:
- the ihfA gene encoding integration host factor subunit alpha: MGEKTLTRMDLSEAVFREVGLSRNESAQLVESMLQYMSDALVRGEQVKISSFGTFSVRDKSARVGRNPKTGEEVPIQPRRVLTFRPSHLMKDRVADGNRK; encoded by the coding sequence ATGGGCGAAAAAACACTTACACGAATGGATTTGAGTGAAGCAGTTTTCCGGGAAGTCGGCCTGTCGCGCAATGAAAGCGCGCAGCTGGTGGAAAGCATGCTGCAATACATGTCGGATGCCCTGGTGCGCGGTGAACAGGTGAAGATTTCCTCGTTCGGCACATTCAGCGTGCGGGACAAATCAGCCAGGGTCGGGCGCAACCCGAAAACCGGCGAAGAAGTGCCGATTCAGCCGCGCCGCGTGCTGACCTTCCGGCCCTCCCACCTGATGAAAGACCGCGTGGCAGACGGCAACCGTAAATAA
- a CDS encoding MerR family transcriptional regulator → MSKSPDAFRTISEVAEWLGVQAHVLRFWESKFTQLKPVKRAGGRRYYRPADMLLLGGIKKLLHDDGLPIKEVQALLREHGAAHVSGFSHSLDGSAAERPEAVPPADKLGDDWQSSLELSLDAAAQDPDPGSNVVGFPPTAAADAATAETRALPDSGPASAPETRPESGPGSPSEPQNQTDPEPPAADNGAEAGSEQPKPGPGALPVAEAPADLPLASAPEPEAPAALPDTDAPDSAASLDLPAAEAAKDVSADAHSAEPSVDQPAAAAPAPAPEAPVQDRPAAMPAMEDPTPAAEAEISTPDAKAEPAAPVMDSLAEDPAAAEPPQAGADPADLPAASGPAGDQPETKAPDLPLEQPTAKPEAAPPASDAAALDPGTAAPKTEEAQPAATDIPAAVPGLPPEAAIEEPQEFVWETDAAANPEPVPEQPAVTEESDTAPAPIAEPASDPSAAPLDKPAAAAEPEQAAEPVAEQAPETGSESAAGPAPEEQPVPADEPVSSQTPVPAEEPAAFAADAPPADPEPAGDTLVAAAGLQPEEPLDFGLAPPEAASAPASEADPAMSFPPHDLDEAARQVDALEFSSGFDPAAEAPQDGPAETETPAPQEAATETTAPGAPVQPPAQPPARPPVPQPGVLAHLAAIRSLPPHVLGEIAACAEELRGLTASSH, encoded by the coding sequence ATGTCGAAATCACCGGACGCGTTCCGCACCATTAGCGAAGTTGCGGAATGGCTGGGCGTGCAGGCCCATGTCCTGCGCTTCTGGGAGAGTAAGTTCACCCAGCTCAAACCTGTAAAGCGGGCCGGCGGGCGGCGCTACTACCGGCCTGCGGATATGCTGCTTCTGGGCGGCATCAAGAAACTGCTGCATGACGACGGGCTGCCGATCAAGGAGGTGCAGGCGCTGCTGCGTGAGCATGGAGCGGCGCATGTGTCCGGCTTTTCCCATTCGCTTGACGGCTCAGCCGCAGAGCGCCCCGAAGCCGTGCCGCCGGCCGATAAGCTTGGCGATGATTGGCAAAGCTCGCTGGAGCTGAGCCTTGACGCTGCCGCGCAGGATCCAGATCCAGGCAGCAATGTGGTCGGCTTCCCGCCCACGGCGGCAGCTGATGCAGCCACAGCTGAAACCCGCGCGCTGCCGGACAGCGGCCCGGCATCTGCCCCCGAAACTAGACCCGAATCCGGCCCCGGTTCCCCCTCCGAGCCGCAAAATCAGACGGACCCGGAGCCGCCCGCCGCTGACAACGGTGCAGAGGCCGGCTCAGAACAGCCAAAGCCCGGCCCCGGCGCCCTCCCTGTGGCAGAAGCCCCCGCAGACTTGCCCCTTGCCAGCGCCCCGGAACCCGAAGCCCCTGCCGCTTTGCCCGATACTGATGCGCCTGACTCTGCTGCATCGCTGGATCTGCCCGCCGCTGAGGCTGCTAAGGATGTTTCAGCCGATGCGCACAGCGCAGAGCCCTCAGTCGATCAGCCCGCCGCCGCCGCCCCGGCACCGGCACCGGAAGCACCCGTACAGGACCGCCCCGCCGCCATGCCGGCGATGGAAGACCCCACGCCTGCTGCAGAGGCTGAGATTTCCACCCCTGACGCCAAAGCGGAGCCGGCCGCGCCTGTGATGGACAGCCTTGCAGAAGATCCTGCCGCAGCGGAGCCGCCGCAAGCCGGTGCGGATCCCGCTGACCTCCCAGCTGCCTCCGGCCCGGCCGGGGACCAACCGGAAACCAAGGCCCCGGACCTGCCTCTGGAGCAGCCGACTGCAAAGCCGGAGGCGGCACCGCCTGCAAGCGACGCCGCGGCACTTGATCCGGGCACCGCAGCGCCAAAGACCGAGGAGGCGCAGCCCGCCGCCACGGATATCCCAGCCGCAGTGCCGGGTCTGCCCCCCGAAGCGGCAATCGAAGAGCCGCAAGAGTTTGTTTGGGAAACCGATGCGGCTGCGAATCCGGAACCCGTTCCGGAACAGCCCGCAGTCACGGAAGAATCGGACACCGCGCCAGCGCCAATAGCAGAGCCTGCCTCTGATCCCTCCGCCGCACCGCTGGACAAACCAGCCGCAGCAGCGGAACCGGAACAAGCCGCAGAGCCGGTTGCAGAACAAGCGCCCGAAACCGGGTCCGAATCGGCGGCCGGGCCCGCGCCGGAAGAACAACCGGTCCCGGCGGATGAGCCCGTTTCCAGCCAGACACCGGTGCCCGCAGAAGAACCAGCAGCTTTTGCAGCGGACGCACCGCCAGCGGATCCGGAGCCGGCCGGGGACACGCTGGTGGCCGCCGCAGGCCTGCAGCCGGAAGAGCCGCTGGACTTCGGCTTAGCCCCGCCCGAGGCAGCCTCTGCGCCTGCTTCAGAAGCGGATCCCGCGATGTCTTTCCCGCCGCATGATCTGGACGAGGCCGCCCGGCAAGTGGATGCACTGGAATTCTCCTCCGGCTTCGACCCTGCAGCCGAAGCGCCCCAGGACGGCCCGGCTGAAACGGAAACGCCGGCACCGCAAGAGGCTGCAACGGAAACCACGGCGCCCGGCGCGCCAGTCCAGCCTCCAGCCCAGCCGCCAGCCCGGCCGCCGGTGCCGCAGCCGGGTGTTCTGGCGCATCTCGCCGCCATCCGCAGCTTGCCGCCGCATGTATTGGGTGAAATTGCCGCCTGCGCGGAGGAACTGCGGGGCCTTACTGCAAGCAGCCACTGA